In Vigna radiata var. radiata cultivar VC1973A unplaced genomic scaffold, Vradiata_ver6 scaffold_347, whole genome shotgun sequence, a single genomic region encodes these proteins:
- the LOC106753260 gene encoding TORTIFOLIA1-like protein 4, with product MSSRRHSLGGPPPHTAAESAQNLRQRVITCLNKLSDRDTLAGAAAELESIARTLSHDSFSSFLSCIHNTDSSSKSPVRKQCVHLLNILSRFHGEALSSFLPKMLATVLRRLRDTDSAVRSACVDAVAEMSTRITRPPFATAFLRPLMDALVQEQDANTQIGAALCLAAAVEAAPDPDAEALRRSALPRLGKLVKSDVCRARAALLVLIGSVVAVGGASSRGAVSWLVPCLVEFLGSDDWTVRKAAAEALLKVASAEKDLASQHKVLCLDSLQNRRFDKIKVVRETMNRALETWKELTDDAPAMVKSECDSVCGTDYGKGQRVTKSSPSVGSKSSKTIPANRSPPSGVSFMSSTKGENFLKSNEKSSRMATLHQRDDEKSSVEKLEGLFSTSSNSNMSKEDAIKRCDVEHSSPTSYQNEANSRAEIKRVLFSKMSDEKVKRFNGSKSRVVPCYDDTNVVDNSANDVCDNPQDVEDFSLIREQLIQIENQQSNLLDTLQRFIGSSQSGMNSLESRVHGLEMALDEISYDLAVSSGRFSYTDVTDDTCCKLPGTDFLSSKFWKKTEGRYTTSKFSLGNTASTNVLHNGTTIKDGGKEILTPNNSRLQHGKGGYFVNQLAEVQSNFKGLHTYKMSTNRVQDAMRAQTDNASRYGGIHPATGAPRNHNVRSSV from the exons ATGTCTTCCAGGCGCCACTCCCTCGGCGGACCGCCGCCGCACACTGCCGCCGAGTCCGCTCAGAACCTCCGACAGCGAGTCATCACGTGCCTCAACAAACTCTCCGACCGCGACACACTCGCCGGCGCAGCCGCAGAACTTGAGTCCATCGCCCGAACCCTAAGCCATGACTCATTCTCCTCTTTCCTCTCCTGCATTCACAACACGGATTCTTCTTCCAAATCTCCTGTTCGCAAACAATGCGTTCATCTCTTAAACATTCTCTCGCGCTTCCATGGGGAAGCTCTCTCCTCGTTTCTTCCGAAGATGCTTGCAACTGTGCTCCGTCGCCTCCGTGACACCGACTCCGCCGTGCGATCTGCATGTGTGGACGCAGTCGCGGAGATGTCGACGAGGATCACGCGGCCGCCGTTCGCCACCGCGTTCCTGCGGCCGCTCATGGACGCGCTGGTACAGGAACAGGATGCCAACACGCAGATCGGCGCCGCGCTGTGCCTCGCGGCGGCTGTCGAGGCGGCGCCGGACCCCGACGCGGAGGCGCTCCGGCGGAGCGCGCTGCCGCGGCTGGGGAAGCTAGTGAAGAGCGACGTGTGCAGAGCGCGGGCGGCGCTGCTAGTGCTGATCGGAAGCGTGGTCGCCGTCGGCGGTGCGTCGAGCCGTGGTGCGGTGAGCTGGCTCGTGCCGTGCCTGGTCGAGTTCCTTGGTAGTGACGACTGGACGGTGAGGAAAGCCGCGGCCGAGGCGCTGTTGAAGGTGGCTTCCGCAGAGAAAGACTTGGCCTCGCAGCACAAGGTTCTGTGTTTAGATTCGTTGCAGAATAGGAGGTTTGATAAG ATAAAAGTAGTTCGAGAAACTATGAATCGTGCTTTGGAGACGTGGAAGGAGCTAACTGACGATGCTCCCGCGATGGTGAAGTCTGAATGTGATTCCGTCTGTG GCACAGATTATGGCAAAGGTCAGCGTGTCACTAAAAGTTCACCCAGTGTTGGCTCTAAGTCTTCTAAAACAATCCCTGCCAACAGGTCTCCTCCGTCTGGGGTTTCATTCATGTCCTCCACAAAAGGAGAAAATTTTCTAAAGAGTAATGAGAAGAGTTCAAGAATGGCAACATTGCATCAGCGTGATGATGAGAAATCCTCAGTTGAGAAACTCGAAGGTCTGTTTTCGACGTCCTCCAACTCAAATATGTCTAAGGAAGATGCTATTAAAAGGTGCGATGTAGAACATTCTAGCCCAACCTCATATCAAAATGAAGCAAATTCAAGGGCAGAGATAAAGCGTGTTCTCTTTAGCAAGATGTCTGATGAAAAAGTGAAGAGATTCAATGGTTCAAAATCTCGTGTGGTTCCATGTTACGATGACACAAATGTTGTAGACAATAGTGCAAATGATGTTTGTGACAATCCACAAGATGTTGaggatttttctttgattcggGAACAACTTATTCAAATTGAAAACCAGCAATCAAATCTATTAGACACCCTTCAG AGATTTATTGGAAGCTCCCAAAGTGGTATGAATTCTTTGGAGTCACGAGTACATGGTCTAGAGATGGCCCTGGATGAAATTTCATATGATTTGGCAGTTTCAAGCGGCAGGTTTTCCTATACTGATGTCACAGATGACACCTGTTGCAAGCTACCTGGTACTGACTTTTTGAGTTCTAAATTTTGGAAGAAAACAGAAGGTCGGTATACCACATCAAAGTTCTCTTTAGGAAACACAGCATCAACAAATGTTTTGCATAATGGAACAACCATTAAAGATGGAGGTAAAGAAATATTAACTCCAAATAACAGTAGATTGCAACATGGTAAGGGTGGATATTTTGTGAACCAATTGGCTGAAGTTCAAAGCAATTTTAAAGGGCTTCATACGTATAAAATGTCTACAAACAGGGTCCAAGATGCCATGAGAGCACAAACTGATAATGCCAGCAGATATGGTGGCATTCACCCAGCTACCGGAGCACCGAGAAACCATAATGTCAG GTCATCTGTATAG